A section of the Elusimicrobiota bacterium genome encodes:
- a CDS encoding rubrerythrin family protein codes for MTDTRENLKTAFAGESQANRKYLAFGQKAEKDGFPQVAKLFRAAAEAETIHALGHLAAMDAIGPTADNLKAAVQGETYEFTEMYPPMLAQAQKDGHKAKTMFNWALQVEEVHAGLYRKALQAVQGGKDLDQVEIYLCPVCGHLELGKPAGKCRVCGLPPEKFRRMD; via the coding sequence ATGACCGACACGAGAGAGAACCTCAAGACCGCTTTCGCAGGCGAGAGTCAGGCCAACCGCAAGTACCTCGCCTTCGGCCAGAAGGCCGAGAAGGACGGTTTCCCGCAGGTGGCCAAGCTGTTCCGGGCCGCGGCCGAGGCCGAGACCATCCACGCGCTGGGACATCTCGCGGCCATGGACGCCATCGGCCCGACCGCCGACAACCTCAAGGCCGCGGTGCAGGGAGAGACCTACGAGTTCACCGAGATGTACCCGCCCATGCTGGCCCAGGCCCAGAAGGACGGCCACAAGGCCAAGACCATGTTCAACTGGGCGCTCCAGGTCGAGGAAGTCCACGCCGGCCTCTACCGGAAGGCCCTGCAGGCCGTGCAAGGGGGCAAGGACCTCGACCAGGTTGAGATCTACCTTTGTCCGGTCTGCGGCCACCTGGAGCTGGGCAAGCCCGCTGGCAAGTGCCGGGTCTGCGGCCTGCCGCCGGAGAAGTTCCGCCGGATGGATTAG
- a CDS encoding adenosine deaminase family protein translates to MKDRITTEFIRRIPKSDLHLHLDGSLRLKTLIELARQERVKLPSTSEAGLRKLVFKDSYRDLLEYLHGFAYTCAVLRRPENLERVARELVEDNAAEGVRYIEVRFAPQLHVCDGMSAGDAVRAVAKGLWAGAKAHNRRAAVRSGADLPFHYGIIVCGMRKFKKGMSPYFASLLSLMEYADKDDVYAAASLELARSAVAWAREGMPVVGFDLAGEEAGYPPEDHREAYQYAHDHFIRKTVHAGEAYGPESIWQAITQCHANRIGHGTFLFAHEMIKASDIPDHRRYVEDLASYIASQRIGIEACVTSNLQTTPTIKTIAAHPIKTMIDYGLSVSICTDNRLVSNTTVSRELELVTRAVGLSRHQLRNLVIAGFKGSFFPGSYNAKREFVASVVAHYRRIETELLG, encoded by the coding sequence ATGAAAGACCGGATCACCACCGAGTTCATCCGCCGCATCCCCAAGTCCGATCTGCACCTGCACCTCGACGGCTCCCTGCGCCTCAAGACCCTCATCGAGCTGGCCCGCCAGGAGAGAGTGAAGCTGCCTTCCACCAGCGAAGCCGGGCTGCGCAAGCTCGTCTTCAAGGACTCCTACCGCGACCTCCTGGAGTACCTCCACGGCTTCGCCTACACCTGCGCGGTCCTGCGCCGGCCCGAGAACCTCGAGCGCGTGGCGCGGGAACTCGTGGAGGACAACGCGGCCGAGGGCGTGCGCTACATCGAGGTCCGCTTCGCCCCCCAGCTGCACGTCTGCGACGGGATGAGCGCAGGCGACGCCGTGCGGGCCGTGGCCAAGGGGCTCTGGGCCGGCGCCAAGGCCCACAACCGGCGGGCCGCCGTGCGTTCCGGCGCCGACCTGCCGTTCCATTACGGCATCATCGTCTGCGGCATGCGCAAGTTCAAGAAGGGCATGTCCCCGTATTTCGCGAGCCTGCTGAGCCTCATGGAGTACGCGGACAAGGACGACGTCTACGCCGCGGCCTCCTTGGAGCTGGCGCGCTCGGCCGTGGCTTGGGCGCGGGAAGGCATGCCGGTCGTGGGCTTCGACCTGGCCGGAGAGGAGGCGGGCTACCCGCCCGAGGACCATCGGGAGGCCTACCAGTACGCGCACGACCACTTCATCCGCAAGACCGTCCACGCGGGCGAGGCCTACGGCCCGGAGTCCATCTGGCAGGCCATAACCCAGTGCCACGCCAACCGCATCGGGCACGGGACCTTCCTCTTCGCCCACGAGATGATCAAGGCCTCGGACATCCCCGACCACCGCCGCTACGTCGAGGACCTGGCCAGCTATATCGCCAGCCAGCGCATCGGCATCGAGGCCTGCGTCACCAGCAACCTGCAGACCACGCCGACCATCAAGACCATCGCGGCCCACCCCATCAAGACCATGATCGACTACGGCCTTTCGGTCAGCATCTGCACGGACAACCGCCTGGTCTCCAACACCACGGTGTCGCGCGAGCTGGAGCTGGTGACCCGCGCCGTGGGGCTCTCGCGCCACCAGCTGCGCAACCTGGTCATCGCGGGCTTCAAGGGCAGCTTCTTCCCGGGCTCCTACAACGCCAAGCGCGAGTTCGTGGCCTCGGTCGTCGCGCACTACCGCCGCATCGAGACCGAGCTCCTCGGCTGA
- a CDS encoding glycoside hydrolase family 75 protein — MKRSWRGIAVLLGWSVLAGGLCGCDPSCGADGSAVSAAGLSAPAPARFGSPQQPQLSPAAAGLMAGARELAAIGPADGSSPDADLRGVQEGRVRFDGSARQALAPAVAGKPMVVRAGMAIDTDGKTANYDPRIHNDPYRQARTSLRYSDGSSLNPAEIPYVVVPKRHQSLLGDLVEVEYGGRRVMAVVGDCGPRFGEGSVALAESLGIPASGTSGGVSGGVTYSFYPGSGRSYSGPRALKAALAGPSDTRLASL; from the coding sequence ATGAAGCGCTCTTGGCGGGGGATCGCGGTCCTGCTCGGCTGGTCGGTCTTGGCCGGAGGGCTGTGCGGCTGCGACCCGTCCTGCGGCGCGGACGGCAGCGCCGTCTCGGCCGCGGGCCTCTCCGCCCCGGCGCCCGCCCGCTTCGGCTCGCCCCAGCAGCCCCAGCTCTCCCCCGCCGCGGCCGGGCTCATGGCCGGAGCCCGGGAGCTGGCCGCCATCGGGCCCGCCGACGGCTCCTCGCCCGACGCCGATCTGCGCGGCGTGCAGGAGGGCCGGGTGCGCTTCGACGGCTCCGCCCGCCAGGCCCTGGCCCCGGCCGTGGCCGGCAAGCCCATGGTGGTCCGCGCGGGCATGGCCATCGACACGGACGGCAAGACCGCGAATTATGATCCGCGCATCCACAACGACCCCTATCGGCAGGCCCGCACCTCCCTGCGCTACAGCGACGGAAGCTCCCTGAACCCGGCGGAGATACCCTATGTCGTGGTGCCCAAGCGGCACCAAAGCCTGCTGGGAGACCTGGTGGAGGTCGAATACGGCGGCCGCCGCGTCATGGCCGTGGTCGGCGACTGCGGGCCGCGCTTCGGGGAAGGCTCGGTCGCCTTGGCCGAGAGCCTGGGCATCCCGGCCAGCGGCACCAGCGGCGGCGTGTCCGGCGGCGTGACCTACTCCTTCTATCCCGGCTCGGGCCGGAGCTACTCCGGACCCCGGGCGCTCAAGGCCGCTTTGGCCGGCCCCTCCGACACCCGGCTCGCCTCCCTCTGA
- the lepB gene encoding signal peptidase I, producing the protein MKLPRLLFLVSVAVSIALALRIWVCESIFVASGSMEPTLLVGTHLVVEKVTLRLRPPRRGDIVVFHSPTGESLDLDKRVIALPGETVELRAKTVYVGGRELPEPYVEHKRAGERLLGDNLGPLLVPPGEIFVLGDNRDESYDATVWKDAAGKPIYFIPIAGLQGLVRGVY; encoded by the coding sequence GTGAAGCTCCCCAGGCTGTTGTTTTTGGTCAGCGTGGCCGTGTCCATCGCGCTGGCCCTGCGCATCTGGGTCTGCGAGTCCATCTTCGTGGCTTCGGGCTCCATGGAACCGACTCTGCTCGTGGGCACGCACCTCGTCGTCGAGAAGGTCACCCTGCGCCTGCGGCCGCCGCGGCGGGGAGACATCGTCGTCTTCCACTCTCCGACCGGGGAGAGCCTGGACCTGGACAAGAGGGTGATCGCTTTGCCCGGGGAGACCGTGGAACTGCGCGCCAAGACGGTCTATGTCGGCGGCCGCGAGCTTCCGGAGCCTTATGTCGAGCACAAGCGGGCCGGGGAGCGGCTTCTGGGCGACAACCTGGGACCGCTGCTCGTGCCGCCGGGCGAGATTTTCGTGCTCGGCGACAACCGCGACGAGTCCTACGACGCCACCGTGTGGAAGGACGCCGCCGGCAAGCCCATCTATTTCATCCCCATCGCAGGGCTCCAGGGGCTGGTGCGGGGAGTCTACTAA
- a CDS encoding BamA/TamA family outer membrane protein: MERSARLATALLAAALLLSPAAASAQPRMPPSSPSTAEGGPVDRFLKGAARVFTHMDGPVGLVFLPAISANPNSGVTYGVLPVAILTNPRHEVEHIIAPMVNYNQLFGPAFLGTYYWYPSADANFRAVLQKAQKVNGRAALRYEDRAFLGDRCLIRVDTNLEEDGTPRFFGVGPASPKSGESSYRLKEGLAQADFGVKFRHGLEASAGWRFRRAETLPGTVAAPAAFDPARLETAGYSMPRLTFSRDTRDLGSTPSQGSFAELFTEFSRQALGSDSSFQRYGGQWRLYLPHSDGHGTAFHLQGEYSDGRAIPFTALASLGGPRSLRGYPEGRFQDRGSVFGNIEERFTFHRLSVVNAVTEFQVAPFVDVGTVFPSPDRLEVKHLEPVVGAAFRAVVKPTVVGRVETGVSREGPAVYMGIDYPF, from the coding sequence ATGGAGCGCTCCGCACGCCTCGCAACCGCCCTGCTCGCGGCCGCGCTGCTGCTGAGTCCCGCCGCCGCGTCCGCCCAACCCCGCATGCCGCCGTCGTCCCCATCCACGGCCGAGGGGGGCCCCGTCGACCGCTTCCTCAAAGGCGCGGCGCGCGTGTTCACCCACATGGACGGCCCCGTGGGGCTGGTCTTCCTGCCCGCCATCTCGGCCAACCCCAACTCCGGGGTGACCTACGGGGTCCTGCCGGTCGCCATCCTGACCAACCCCCGCCACGAGGTCGAGCACATCATCGCGCCCATGGTGAATTACAACCAGCTCTTCGGGCCGGCCTTCCTGGGCACCTACTACTGGTACCCCTCGGCCGACGCCAACTTCCGCGCCGTGCTGCAGAAGGCGCAGAAGGTCAACGGCCGCGCCGCCCTGCGCTACGAGGACCGCGCCTTCCTGGGCGACCGCTGCCTCATCCGGGTCGACACCAACCTGGAGGAGGACGGCACGCCCCGCTTCTTCGGCGTCGGGCCGGCGAGCCCCAAGAGCGGGGAGTCGAGCTACCGGCTCAAGGAAGGCTTGGCGCAGGCCGACTTCGGGGTGAAGTTCCGCCACGGCCTGGAAGCCAGCGCCGGCTGGCGGTTCCGCCGCGCCGAGACCTTGCCCGGCACCGTGGCCGCGCCGGCCGCCTTCGACCCGGCCCGCCTGGAGACCGCCGGCTACTCCATGCCCCGCTTGACCTTTTCGCGCGACACCCGGGACCTGGGCTCCACGCCGAGCCAGGGCAGCTTCGCCGAGCTCTTCACGGAATTCTCCCGGCAGGCCCTGGGCAGCGACTCCTCCTTCCAGCGCTATGGGGGCCAATGGCGGCTCTATCTGCCGCACTCGGACGGGCACGGTACGGCCTTCCACTTACAGGGGGAATACTCGGACGGGCGCGCCATCCCCTTCACCGCGCTGGCCTCCTTGGGCGGGCCGCGCTCTTTGCGCGGCTACCCGGAGGGACGCTTCCAGGACCGGGGCTCGGTCTTCGGCAACATCGAGGAGCGCTTCACCTTCCACCGGCTCAGCGTGGTCAACGCCGTGACCGAGTTCCAGGTCGCCCCGTTCGTGGACGTGGGGACGGTCTTCCCCAGCCCGGACCGGCTGGAGGTCAAGCACCTCGAGCCGGTGGTGGGGGCGGCGTTCCGGGCCGTGGTCAAGCCGACCGTGGTCGGCCGCGTGGAGACCGGCGTCAGCCGCGAGGGCCCCGCGGTCTACATGGGCATCGACTACCCCTTCTAG
- a CDS encoding VIT and VWA domain-containing protein has protein sequence MKTLALTLGLILASLAPASAQQLVAWPMGSQNGLRMFLPGMPIRPLPPIFRPVPRPPHPTPTPVPQPQPLPQPEGTVMTFSGYRVDGTVADQTADLSFDITFHNPTQQRLEGVLLIPIPADTVLSGFTMTVNGHKMNGELLESDKASAIYQGIVNRMRDPALLELVGERLLRAKVFPIEPSGDISVHIGLTQLLHKSGELVSLNIPVKSARMLQGQAGRASVRLKLSTTAPLRTLYTPLSGAQIRRIGDRQAEVSYEESSQHPAADLDLFFSMRSDPLAASLLAYKEDGEDGFFMLNLSPRLQAQGAATPKDIVFVLDRSGSMEDDGKMGQARKALSYCIGRLSAEDRFAVVDFATDANTFATGLVAASAANKARAKRYVEGISAAGSTNIEGALEETFKFLRRGEGRLPMVFFITDGLPTVGATDVNELLRRAHERNASLNARLFAFGVGSDVNTLLLDKLAADNRGSRDYVAPGEDIEGKVSGLYQKVAKPALTDVRVDWQGLEVKELYPRPVTDLFYGSELVLMGRYRDHGKGSLVVTGRMAGRAARFVFPVELPATADRAFLPKLWAGMKVAHELDAMRLSGAADQETIASIVKLAKKYGIVTPYTSYLIAEEGQNMPAIQAAAVSAVRGMALDAASSGFSGGAGVARKAQSASRFLGALSGSSMAMISGAAAAPMDMMAEQEAAVRQDMGRQGSRATQTRTIAGKTFYKRGQTWVDGDYELREGAAPKTVRVVYLSPEYFDLLSRKPALARYLALGSSLKVMDGDTLYEVAPQ, from the coding sequence ATGAAGACCCTCGCACTGACCCTCGGCCTCATCCTCGCCAGCCTCGCCCCGGCCTCGGCCCAACAGCTCGTGGCCTGGCCCATGGGCTCCCAGAACGGCCTGCGGATGTTCTTGCCCGGCATGCCCATCCGACCCCTCCCGCCCATTTTCAGGCCCGTCCCCCGGCCGCCGCATCCCACCCCGACGCCGGTCCCGCAGCCCCAGCCCCTGCCCCAGCCAGAAGGCACGGTCATGACCTTCTCCGGCTACCGAGTGGACGGAACCGTGGCCGACCAGACCGCGGACCTCTCCTTCGACATCACCTTCCATAATCCCACCCAGCAAAGGCTCGAAGGCGTGCTCCTCATCCCCATCCCGGCCGACACCGTCCTCAGCGGCTTTACGATGACCGTCAACGGCCACAAGATGAACGGCGAGCTCCTGGAATCAGACAAAGCCTCCGCCATCTACCAAGGCATCGTCAACCGCATGCGCGACCCCGCGCTCCTGGAGCTGGTCGGCGAGCGCCTCCTGCGCGCCAAAGTCTTCCCCATCGAGCCCAGCGGCGACATCAGCGTGCACATCGGCCTGACCCAGCTCCTGCACAAGAGCGGCGAGCTCGTCTCGCTCAACATCCCGGTCAAGTCCGCCCGCATGCTGCAAGGCCAGGCCGGCCGCGCCTCGGTGCGCCTCAAGCTCAGCACCACCGCCCCCCTGCGCACCCTCTACACCCCCCTCTCCGGCGCGCAGATCCGCCGCATCGGGGACCGGCAGGCCGAAGTCTCCTATGAAGAGAGCTCCCAGCATCCCGCCGCGGACCTCGACCTCTTCTTCTCCATGCGCTCCGACCCCCTGGCCGCCAGCCTCCTGGCTTACAAGGAGGACGGCGAGGACGGCTTCTTCATGCTCAACCTCTCGCCCCGCCTGCAGGCCCAGGGCGCGGCCACGCCCAAGGACATCGTCTTCGTCCTCGACCGCTCCGGCAGCATGGAAGACGACGGCAAGATGGGCCAGGCCCGCAAGGCCCTGTCCTACTGCATCGGCCGCCTCTCGGCCGAGGACCGCTTCGCCGTGGTCGACTTCGCCACCGACGCCAACACCTTCGCGACCGGCCTCGTCGCGGCCAGCGCCGCCAACAAGGCCCGCGCCAAGCGCTACGTGGAAGGCATCTCGGCCGCCGGCAGCACCAACATCGAAGGCGCCCTGGAGGAGACCTTCAAGTTCCTGCGCCGCGGCGAAGGCCGCCTCCCCATGGTCTTCTTCATCACCGACGGCCTGCCCACCGTGGGCGCCACGGACGTCAACGAGCTCCTGCGCCGCGCCCACGAGCGCAACGCCTCCCTCAACGCCCGGCTCTTCGCCTTCGGCGTGGGCTCGGACGTCAACACCCTGCTCCTCGACAAGCTCGCCGCGGACAACCGCGGCAGCCGCGACTACGTGGCCCCGGGGGAGGACATCGAGGGCAAGGTCTCCGGACTCTACCAGAAGGTGGCCAAGCCGGCTTTGACCGACGTGCGCGTCGACTGGCAGGGCCTCGAGGTCAAGGAGCTTTACCCGCGGCCGGTCACCGACCTGTTCTACGGCTCCGAGCTCGTTCTCATGGGACGCTACCGCGACCATGGCAAGGGGTCCCTGGTCGTGACCGGCCGCATGGCCGGCCGGGCCGCGCGCTTCGTGTTCCCGGTCGAGCTCCCCGCGACGGCCGACCGGGCCTTTTTGCCCAAGCTCTGGGCCGGCATGAAGGTGGCCCACGAGCTCGACGCGATGCGCCTCTCCGGCGCTGCCGACCAGGAGACCATCGCCTCCATCGTCAAGCTCGCCAAGAAATACGGCATCGTCACGCCCTACACCTCCTACCTCATCGCGGAGGAGGGCCAGAACATGCCCGCGATCCAGGCCGCGGCCGTCTCGGCCGTGCGCGGCATGGCCCTGGACGCGGCGTCCAGCGGCTTCTCCGGAGGCGCCGGCGTGGCCCGCAAGGCGCAGTCCGCTTCCCGCTTCCTCGGCGCCCTGTCGGGCTCGTCTATGGCCATGATCTCCGGCGCGGCCGCCGCGCCCATGGACATGATGGCCGAGCAGGAGGCCGCCGTCCGCCAGGATATGGGCCGGCAGGGGTCCCGGGCGACGCAGACCCGCACCATCGCGGGCAAGACCTTCTACAAGCGCGGCCAGACCTGGGTGGACGGCGACTACGAACTGCGCGAAGGCGCCGCGCCCAAGACCGTGCGCGTCGTCTACCTCAGCCCGGAATACTTCGACCTGCTGTCCCGCAAGCCGGCCTTGGCGCGCTATCTCGCCCTGGGGAGCAGCCTCAAGGTCATGGACGGCGACACTCTCTACGAGGTGGCGCCGCAGTAA
- a CDS encoding type II toxin-antitoxin system RelE/ParE family toxin, with the protein MELFKALIVYRVGSVMRPDQNPRPGHLIINNLSVILQMSFLKTKYYPDGSSGPVREYLDSLVEQRPAAFLKLALDLEILGAEGLRSKRITIRPLGQGLWELKRLFEGIRYRVFFCVDKGCAWLLHALEKTSAKTPLDDIRLARKRMRRIGS; encoded by the coding sequence TTGGAACTTTTCAAGGCTTTGATCGTATATAGAGTGGGGTCGGTCATGCGCCCGGACCAAAACCCAAGGCCAGGGCACTTGATAATAAATAACTTATCTGTTATATTACAGATGAGCTTCCTAAAGACGAAATACTATCCAGACGGAAGCTCCGGCCCGGTGCGGGAATATCTCGACAGCCTGGTCGAACAACGCCCAGCCGCATTTCTCAAGCTGGCCCTGGACCTCGAGATACTGGGAGCAGAAGGGCTTCGGTCGAAACGGATCACCATCCGGCCTCTTGGCCAAGGGTTATGGGAACTCAAGCGGCTCTTCGAGGGCATCCGATATCGAGTCTTCTTCTGCGTGGACAAAGGCTGCGCTTGGCTCCTCCATGCCCTGGAGAAGACGAGCGCCAAGACCCCACTGGATGATATCCGGCTCGCCCGCAAACGCATGCGAAGGATAGGATCATGA